The Vibrio orientalis CIP 102891 = ATCC 33934 genome segment CACAACGCCTCAAGAAATAAAAAAGGGTTGATGTTAAACATCAACCCTTTTTAGCTTTCAGTAAATGCGCTGTCATCCTCAAGAATGAGGCACAAGCGAGTTGGGAACCCCTTACAGTAAGCCGATAACTCAAAGAGATTCCTTACCCACTCCTTCGTCTTTCTAAGGAATGGCACCCTGATTATTTACGCTTGCAATTACAGACTTAGAATCACACCTGCAATTGATGCACTCATTAAGTTAGCCATTACGCCAGCTGTAATCGCGCGGAAGCCAAACTTAGAAATGAATGGGCGCTTTTCAGGAACCACACTACCTAAACCACCAATCAACATTGCCATCGTTGAAATGTTAGCGAAGCCACACAGAGCAAACGTCACGATAGCTTGCGAATGAACACTTAGCTGTGCTTTTACGTCCATCAATTGAATAAATGCCACGAACTCGTTAACAACGATCTTATTACCGATTAAAGAACCCGCTGTAATCGCTTCAGACCAAGGAATACCTAGCAGCCATGCAACAGGAGCAAATAGATAGCCAAGGATAAGCTCAAAGCTTAGCTCCATGCCGATTAGACTACCTAGCCAACCGAGCATACCGTTTAGCATCGCAATCACACTAATAAACGCGAGAAGTGTTGCACCGACCGCGACCGCAATACGTAAACCCGACATTGCACCATCAGCCATCGCTTCAACCACGTTGGTTGCTCGTGGCATTTCAACATTATCAAGCTCTGTTTCACGATCAATTGTTTCGGTTTCTGGCACCATAATTTTCGCCATCAACAGACCCGCTGGCGCTGACATAAACGCTGCAGCGATGAGGAAGTTCAAATCGACACCAAGAGATGCATAGCCAACTAATGTGCCACCAGCAACAGAAGCAAGGCCGCCCACCATCACAGCGAAAAACTGCGAATCAGTCATCTGTTTTAGGTATGGCTTCACCACTAATGGCGCTTCAATCATGCCAACAAAAATATTCGCTGTTGCAGACAGCGATTCTGCGCGACCAATACCTAGTAGCTTTTGCAAGCCACCACCGATCACATTGATTACCTTTGGCATTAGGCCAATATGGTACAAACCTGAAATCAGCGCAGAGAAGAAAATGATGATACCTAGAACATTAATCGCGAAGGTAAAACCACCTGTTGCGAGGCCACCAAACAGAAAAGCAATGCCTTCTTGGCCGTAGTTGATCAAGTTAGATACGGCGCCAGTCACGGTATTCAGTACTTCTTTACCTGCAGGTACGTACAGAACCAGTAGTGCGAAAGAAATCTGCAAAGCAAACGCTAAAGATACCGTTTTTAGGTTGATGCTTTTACGGTTAGTCGACAGCAGCCATGCGACAAAGAGGATGGCCACAATACCAAGAATTGAGTTCATAAAATGAATCCGACAAAAGGGGGAACAAGAGTGGCGACGGAGTGTATAGAATCAAAAATGAGATGCAAATCACATTTGTTAATTTCATGCGATCTTCGATTGAACAAAAATCAACCACACAACCAAGTGGCTGATTTTATTGCATATAAACGTTTGCTTATTGGTTTTATTTCCAACTGGAAAAGATGTTTCTGAATTTAGAAATAATCGTTTCGCTCGCCACCACGATTATGGACGCTGGATATAAGGACTTAATCGCTTATCCCAGTAGCAGGGTGTACCAATGGTTTGCTTGATAAATTCAATCACAGCAGCGGTCTTTTTTGGCAAATAACGACGACTTGGGTACACCGCATAAAATGGCATAACCTGAGAGGCACACCAATCAGGAAAAAGCTGAATCAACTGACCATTTTTAAACTCATCCCTAATCAGATAAGTCGCTAGATAGGCAATCCCCCACCCTGATACTGCGGCGTCTCGCACCGCTTCAGCTAGATCAACCGAATAGTTTCCAGACACTTTGATGTTCAGCTGTTCGTCATGATTTGAAAACGCCCATCGGGTGTAGTCTCTTTCCCAACTGCGGTAGATAAGGCAATTAT includes the following:
- a CDS encoding NupC/NupG family nucleoside CNT transporter, with the translated sequence MNSILGIVAILFVAWLLSTNRKSINLKTVSLAFALQISFALLVLYVPAGKEVLNTVTGAVSNLINYGQEGIAFLFGGLATGGFTFAINVLGIIIFFSALISGLYHIGLMPKVINVIGGGLQKLLGIGRAESLSATANIFVGMIEAPLVVKPYLKQMTDSQFFAVMVGGLASVAGGTLVGYASLGVDLNFLIAAAFMSAPAGLLMAKIMVPETETIDRETELDNVEMPRATNVVEAMADGAMSGLRIAVAVGATLLAFISVIAMLNGMLGWLGSLIGMELSFELILGYLFAPVAWLLGIPWSEAITAGSLIGNKIVVNEFVAFIQLMDVKAQLSVHSQAIVTFALCGFANISTMAMLIGGLGSVVPEKRPFISKFGFRAITAGVMANLMSASIAGVILSL